In Harmonia axyridis chromosome 6, icHarAxyr1.1, whole genome shotgun sequence, a single window of DNA contains:
- the LOC123682234 gene encoding uncharacterized protein LOC123682234 isoform X2 — MKGNQILFTDNLGYNIRTKRDLTSINYNTVIKGNRRVRKKLIKRKPISENTISSNNNNDFNLENTTKHKRRRKLKIKKKKVKHIILPTTTLDVELSKNPIRQSRRKFVITRKRLLKASPSTYNLNAASITKLEDKYEQEKLPTTISLEPSANVSELNTEANSNEFASSEPEDTSVYDDEGEETTGSTEEEENSSLDEESDIDYDTSTTADVDESSIENDVEDDYEEDSTEEYDDSEVDENEGKEAEDEEQENSGGEEAEDEEQSKSEEEEVEDEEHGKSEGEEAEDEERGKSEVEEAEDDEEQVKSEENHTENQIQHVPDYEPFFPELSETFEAPIFLLKTTILSSIELQTKTIVQSRLRTYKSLITKVSGSEQTVISTTEVKPHIKTTTVVESLTRLTTLTLLDIDSTSPTISPNTESYQQLNHTEATRINGERKHMEEGRNYLATRVMSNGVEVIVAGDKSTIPGEPDVKRVLPSTIFKAVTLRPSTLSEYMMMLMPSDASKLKSITSSLVPNNKFVTKTCLTTFTYLTTYLESGTTTISSHEQVVSNIATEERNTAKIHPTPSMGITLTQYPSMSVGVFHTTYTYLNTLVDGDQPLIITSKHTVTNTVTAPDDYLSLIQPSEEVVPQRDTNTYYSTIMLTKTIKDGKKTKLVSKEEKLTQIVITESKPPKAASIMTSYVALDVEDPKNGLNASTTDIVKTYYVTYTYYNTLVEDGKTVVYTNISTSKDVSTQKIYLQENNEVTPDNVVIIATKTYHTTFTYFTTLLQENNPATPTVVSSHSTVVENVATETIHPKQLNENYWKMLKNELKNVQDEIKETVLLNDGQRLEVTAYKKPIEPTKVLPIQMTKQPQLPTSEKPEAESSNPNVITGSTIVFFDDDPFLQAAATPNLNVQTASKNKATTSSEVIKKTQILSSSSKIKKSKTQNVKPSKSVSPSRPVKKAENSKKKQSTKLPKPEVVEAVSNNGDLLGLGSINIESLKALTPVINAMAGLIETNLKPKKKNNTQGGVTNPKTNKKNIPSYQDDNQNRSPIYIPVGDLEVSESQNIASYHHQNVVEGGKVNFKKPTHETPLISGGIPISPGEVITANSDVIVGKPGRILPRVPPIPVNEKHVTEIADLHPPPTTNFRANRVPIPVPHDEVSSSNVRPKDDYIGPPPPISGKPYGRGEKHKHIPLHHNEDRHHNRPHNHVSIPMYQNHHHQFNYGLKNNDNAEQPSLQIEIQKKYEDVSQDNVPFYTQPSPVLNHNKNFQASVIKEPMVLPEVIERSTGQPLLVNIQPSQVAFVNIPHNRTTALIYGGSTEPHRYGQYFDDPSPHSGSDNAVNENMNVIQYTSGYPLDSNQKQVKGVITVGTQTIKVEPENPNSRIENIHTSKPKDSYFNANNQDINVQVPPISFGMFQNDNEFNAHVINHGNDLKLQIPPVAYEVTKAHNKNDNYNLANNSYKYTMLQPVYQQTNQKKDQDNPKDIRNKHPNINGNTFNQNQPALYYMNHSITSNNRRPNRTKTKVQIKNHGSNPHTNYQGVTLADYMIPPTFKPKQSKPIPFRKHTSRPPIHRPQSQGQTFQQKYIPHGESIRRNNSVFNGYGSPNPNDLLAPDYDLISVDGEVIQESNSHPLRVKTTQTPLRNNYSTHQNNGFKQPQENEVHDFQAPVIEDPRPFIKNPVNQFSYFGNDFKVSSFNRSDIKNLLKDEIVRYEPKVEANNYKPITIDQTSYQNQQQSTRKPPTVANKRKVSTTKAPVRNNRPVVTSLPIDHERERTETPFSVVNTMKSTQTEKPFNGTPVQIRFDDKNSIKTTIIHGEEKFAINNYLDANKRDQVRPNVDQPSLEVLKPPPLAPTQNTLIKVTTTSKPKEVSKAPDTNILRIPVYTAAVPPPQPMEEMKPPPVTTVEREIIGMSPPPITTYKPLLKLKIPTVRPVIPSQVNNLKEPIRQVQRVTTTTARPTIKIRTRRPYLPRRTFKPTLGTTYRPVTEGIQHPVYDSSTETRSTFVSSSSTTQAPPRITTPSSTTSETRRPILDDSVDSREGYIMTGPYLRNISHHETSTFGHGNNHEVVGFESDKKETVVPVEDSRERIRIPVKTNEDRIRNDGERIRIPVKIHDDKIRVAETSEIKQIVPSRIEKTSLRILPTKFITHTQTLTVTITKTTVLKTPGLPPVTSTLLVTKTEKSTIVDTVTEFHTLVQPTSVVETITTTVQHGSLYPPDVYGKPYPSIQIQPTETIIGQIVTPTANEISNESLEDFIITDTDPPNTSNESQTSIEDNDTILVVLTDKKNGPLVKVPPTEEVQTRDEMLSTNKLNDVLIAGVLSANPPSIDTDVTDRCEPECKASRNELCQKTNGLMRCVCRPGFARMFPDRPCNPTYTYSMEIELDHQGKKKLIYNEYLDKANSSEYIKLAAATHEALDRMVMQSDLRDIYHGVHLKSFKPGKTGVVNNFSLQLSDNTDEKRLEEVFKKYLRSNNFSLGGTDLYASKTSQQSLKASDFDECQSPKFHDCSENSQCFNLKGTYTCSCKEGYSDLSENVIYPGRVCSAELVGCERCNYHGTCYSRGEDQIICECFQWYSGETCYINLKVLLIGLVCLGFILFVLLLICCIVTCCKKKPSPKMNTGLSFFPQRVPHPSDRSTLDRRAMIRDSSSEDSRSETNSLPYITKQKSKRPKNAMKKPPAPRRMDMNNKHSHISNEQKDRSLTVMIPRAKYHAAPPAPNMSSYTMFDASKSSVSKPQNNESKLLSYLDAGPSPHKAEPPKRKYSSQVSESFIDDEPISRKTSGALVSAGFEVSATVMNNMGTLGTTCGTEADRSENATLIQKISADLLSCAETRSQTNTLRIIEDEDLDPMSNWMDMEPRVTTISESRSYEETTIPPPMKSLKYDYDTKASLHSNSHSHHHDEVAERDLGSTFLLPHTHLYKPERGSDISGFESL, encoded by the exons ATGAAAGGCAACCAAATTTTGTTTACGGATAATTTAGGATATAATATTAGAACTAAAAGAGACTTGACTAGTATTAATTATAACACTGTAATAAAAGGTAACAGAAGAGTTAGAAAAAAGTTGATTAAGAGAAAGCCAATTAGTGAAAACACCATCAGCTCCAATAACAATAACGACTTCAATTTGGAGAATACCACAAAGCATAAAAGAAGACGAAAATTAAAgataaaaaagaagaaagttAAGCACATTATATTGCCAACAACAACGCTGGATGTTGAATTATCTAAAAATCCAATTAGACAGTCAAGAAGGAAGTTTGTTATCACTAGAAAGCGTTTATTGAAAGCTTCTCCGAGTACGTATAATCTAAACGCGGCTTCTATCACAAAACTAGAAGATAAATATGAACAAGAGAAGTTACCAACAACTATTAGCCTTGAACCAAGTGCAAATGTTTCCGAATTGAACACAGAAGCAAACAGTAATGAATTTGCTTCTTCTGAACCAGAAGACACTTCTGTGTATGATGATGAAGGAGAAGAAACAACTGGAAgtacagaagaagaagaaaattctTCGCTTGATGAAGAATCAGATATAGACTATGATACTTCCACCACTGCAGATGTAGATGAATCCAGTATAGAGAACGATGTTGAAGATGATTACGAGGAAGATTCTACTGAAGAATATGACGATAGCGAAGTTGATGAAAATGAAGGGAAAGAAGCAGAAGATGAAGAACAAGAAAATAGTGGAGGTGAAGAAGCAGAAGATGAAGAACAAAGTAAGAGTGAAGAGGAAGAAGTAGAAGATGAAGAACATGGAAAGAGTGAAGGAGAAGAAGCAGAAGATGAAGAACGTGGAAAAAGTGAAGTAGAAGAAGCAGAAGATGACGAAGAACAAGTAAAGAGTGAAGAAAATCATACTGAAAATCAAATTCAGCATGTACCTGACTACGAACCATTCTTTCCAGAGTTGTCGGAAACTTTCGAGGCGCCAATATTCCTCCTCAAAACAACTATTCTATCATCGATCGAATTACAAACAAAGACTATAGTTCAGAGTAGACTGAGAACTTACAAATCCTTGATTACAAAAGTTAGTGGTAGTGAACAGACTGTAATAAGTACAACCGAAGTTAAGCCTCACATAAAAACAACTACTGTAGTTGAATCCCTGACTAGACTTACAACTTTGACACTGTTGGACATCGACAGCACATCACCTACAATATCTCCTAACACCGAATCCTATCAACAACTCAACCACACAGAAG CCACCAGAATAAATGGAGAAAGAAAACATATGGAAGAAGGTAGGAACTACCTAGCTACTAGAGTAATGTCTAATGGTGTTGAAGTAATAGTAGCAGGAGACAAAAGCACAATACCAGGAGAACCTGACGTTAAAAGAGTTCTTCCTAGTACTATTTTCAAAGCTGTTACTCTGAGACCAAGCACCTTAAGTGAATACATGATGATGCTGATGCCATCTGATGCTTCAAAG ttaAAAAGCATCACATCTTCCTTAGTTCCCAACAACAAATTTGTAACTAAGACTTGTCTTACAACGTTCACTTACCTCACAACATACTTAGAAAGTGGCACCACAACAATATCTAGTCATGAACAAGTTGTGTCAAATATAGCAACAGAAGAGAGAAACACTGCAAAGATCCATCCAACACCTTCAATGGGCATTACTCTAACACAG TACCCAAGTATGTCAGTTGGAGTGTTCCACACAACATACACATACTTGAATACTCTGGTGGATGGAGACCAGCCCCTAATAATCACTTCAAAACACACAGTGACCAATACTGTCACTGCTCCAGACGACTATCTATCTCTCATTCAACCATCTGAAGAAGTGGTACCTCAGAGAGACACCAACACCTACTACAGCACAATCATGCTTACGAAAACAATAAAAGATGGCAAAAAAACGAAGCTAGTCAGCAAAGAAGAAAAACTTACTCAAATTGTCATAACAGAATCAAAGCCACCAAAGGCAGCATCCATCATGACGTCTTATGTGGCTTTGGATGTTGAAGATCCAAAGAATGGTCTCAACGCTTCTACCACAGATATCGTGAAGACATACTATGTGACGTACACTTACTACAACACCCTTGTTGAAGATGGAAAAACTGTTGTTTACACTAATATCTCGACTTCAAAAGATGTATCTACGCAGAAGATTTACTTACAAGAAAACAATGAAGTGACTCCTGATAATGTAGTTATTATTGCTACGAAGACTTACCATACAACCTTCACCTATTTCACTACGTTGTTACAGGAGAATAATCCAGCAACTCCAACAGTGGTTAGTTCTCATTCCACAGTAGTGGAGAACGTAGCTACTGAAACCATACATCCCAAACAACTCAACGAAAACTACTGGAAGATGCTGAAGaatgaactgaaaaatgtaCAAGACGAAATTAAAGAAACAGTTCTTCTAAACGACGGACAACGCTTAGAGGTTACAGCGTATAAGAAACCAATAGAGCCTACTAAAGTTCTTCCAATTCAAATGACAAAACAACCTCAGCTACCTACATCTGAAAAACCAGAAGCTGAATCATCCAATCCAAATGTTATTACAGGTTCCACCATTGTTTTCTTTGACGATGACCCATTCTTACAAGCAGCAGCAACTCCGAATCTTAATGTACAAACTGCATCTAAGAACAAAGCAACCACAAGCTCAGAGGTCATCAAGAAAACCCAGATCCTCTCTAGCAGTAGTAAGATAAAGAAATCGAAGACACAAAATGTAAAGCCCTCTAAATCAGTGAGTCCTTCTAGACCCGTCAAAAAAGCGGAGAACTCAAAGAAGAAACAGTCCACCAAGTTGCCCAAACCGGAAGTGGTTGAAGCTGTTTCTAACAATGGAGATTTACTAGGTTTAGGATCGATCAATATTGAAAGCTTAAAAGCTTTGACGCCAGTTATAAACGCTATGGCGGGTCTAATCGAAACAAATTTAAAACCCaaaaagaagaataacacgCAAGGTGGCGTCACTAATCCCAAAACCAACAAGAAGAATATACCTTCCTACCAAGATGACAACCAGAATCGATCACCAATATACATTCCGGTAGGAGACTTGGAAGTTTCAGAAAGCCAAAACATAGCAAGCTACCATCATCAAAATGTTGTCGAAGGGGGTAAAGtaaatttcaaaaaaccaaCACATGAGACTCCTTTAATAAGTGGTGGGATACCAATATCACCTGGAGAAGTTATAACTGCTAATTCCGACGTTATTGTTGGCAAACCTGGTAGAATACTTCCGAGAGTACCTCCGATACCAGTTAATGAAAAACACGTAACAGAAATAGCAGACTTGCATCCGCCTCCTACCACAAACTTCCGAGCCAACCGTGTGCCAATTCCTGTACCTCATGATGAAGTATCTTCTTCCAATGTGCGCCCCAAAGATGATTACATCGGGCCACCACCTCCGATTTCAGGTAAACCCTATGGAAGAGGAGAAAAACACAAGCATATCCCTTTGCATCACAATGAAGATCGCCATCATAACCGACCACATAACCACGTGAGCATCCCCATGTATCAAAACCACCACCACCAGTTCAACTACGGTTTGAAGAACAACGATAATGCTGAACAACCAAGTCTTCAAATCGAAATACAGAAGAAATACGAGGATGTGTCCCAAGATAACGTTCCGTTTTACACTCAACCCTCACCAGTACTCAACCACAACAAGAACTTTCAAGCTTCGGTGATCAAAGAGCCTATGGTACTTCCGGAGGTGATAGAAAGATCAACAGGTCAACCTCTACTAGTGAACATTCAgccaagccaagtagcttttGTGAATATACCCCACAACCGTACTACAGCTTTAATTTATGGAGGATCCACTGAACCACACAGATATGGACAGTATTTCGACGACCCTTCACCTCACTCTGGCTCAGATAATGCTGTTAATGAGAATATGAACGTTATACAATATACTTCAGGGTATCCTTTGGATTCCAACCAAAAACAAGTAAAAGGTGTTATAACTGTTGGAACGCAGACTATCAAAGTCGAACCTGAGAACCCGAATAGTAGAATCGAGAATATACATACATCTAAACCTAAAGACTCGTACTTCAATGCTAACAATCAGGATATTAACGTACAGGTGCCACCAATCTCGTTTGGGATGTTCCAAAATGATAACGAATTCAACGCTCATGTTATCAATCATGGGAACGATTTGAAATTGCAAATCCCGCCTGTAGCTTATGAAGTGACTAAAGCTCATAACAAAAACGACAATTACAATTTGGCTAATAATTCTTACAAGTATACAATGCTCCAACCAGTTTATCAACAAACTAACCAGAAGAAAGACCAAGATAACCCGAAAGATATCAGAAACAAACACCCTAATATTAATGGAAATACATTCAACCAAAATCAACCAGCTTTATATTACATGAACCATTCTATCACTTCAAATAACAGGAGACCGAACAGAACTAAGACGAAAGTGCAGATAAAAAATCATGGCAGTAATCCACATACAAACTACCAAGGTGTCACTTTAGCAGACTACATGATACCTCCAACATTCAAACCCAAGCAATCTAAACCTATACCATTCCGCAAGCACACCAGTAGACCACCAATTCACAGACCACAATCGCAAGGACAAACATTCCAACAGAAATACATACCACACGGCGAATCTATACGTAGAAACAACTCTGTTTTCAACGGGTATGGATCTCCCAACCCTAACGATCTGTTAGCACCAGACTACGATCTTATCAGTGTGGATGGAGAGGTGATCCAAGAATCGAACAGTCATCCTCTCAGGGTGAAGACTACTCAAACACCTCTAAGAAACAACTATTCTACTCATCAGAACAACGGGTTCAAACAACCTCAAGAAAATGAAGTGCATGACTTCCAAGCACCAGTTATAGAAGATCCAAGACCTTTCATCAAGAATCCTGTAAACCAATTCAGCTACTTCGGTAATGACTTCAAGGTGAGCAGCTTCAATAGGAGTGATATCAAGAATTTACTGAAGGATGAGATAGTAAGGTACGAACCAAAAGTAGAAGCCAATAATTATAAACCAATAACTATCGATCAAACATCGTATCAGAATCAACAACAAAGCACACGTAAGCCTCCAACTGTAGCAAATAAAAGGAAAGTGAGTACCACCAAGGCTCCTGTCAGGAATAACAGACCTGTGGTGACGTCTCTTCCAATTGATCATGAAAGGGAGCGTACTGAAACACCTTTTTCGGTTGTGAACACCATGAAATCAACTCAAACTGAAAAACCTTTCAATGGGACACCTGTGCAGATCAGATTCGACGACAAAAATAGCATTAAGACAACAATAATCCATGGAGAAGAAAAATTTGCCATCAATAACTACTTGGACGCCAATAAAAGAGACCAAGTCAGGCCCAACGTTGATCAGCCCAGTTTAGAAGTTTTAAAACCACCCCCACTAGCACCAACACAAAATACCTTAATCAAAGTAACAACAACATCCAAACCAAAAGAAGTATCAAAGGCTCCTGATACAAATATACTTAGGATACCGGTGTACACAGCTGCAGTACCTCCACCTCAACCAATGGAAGAGATGAAACCACCTCCAGTAACAACGGTTGAGCGTGAGATTATTGGTATGAGTCCACCTCCTATAACTACATACAAGCCTTTGTTGAAACTGAAGATTCCAACGGTGAGACCTGTAATTCCCTCACAAGTGAACAATCTCAAAGAGCCTATCAGACAAGTGCAGCGCGTAACAACAACAACAGCCAGACCAACAATAAAGATTAGAACCAGAAGGCCTTATCTTCCTAGAAGAACTTTCAAACCAACACTTGGAACGACCTACAGACCGGTAACTGAAGGAATCCAACATCCAGTTTATGATTCATCCACTGAGACTAGATCGACCTTTGTTTCTTCGAGTAGTACCACTCAGGCTCCTCCAAGAATAACAACACCATCATCTACTACATCTGAAACGCGTAGACCAATACTGGATGATTCGGTGGATTCCAGAGAAGGGTATATTATGACTGGTCCATATCTTCGTAATATATCGCATCATGAAACCTCTACTTTTGGTCATGGTAACAACCATGAAGTTGTTGGTTTTGAATCAGATAAAAAAGAAACCGTAGTACCAGTTGAAGATAGTAGGGAAAGGATAAGAATTCCAGTTAAAACGAATGAAGATAGAATAAGAAACGATGGAGAACGAATAAGGATTCCGGTTAAAATTCATGATGATAAAATAAGAGTGGCTGAAACTTCTGAAATCAAACAGATCGTACCATCAAGGATCGAGAAAACAAGTTTGAGGATACTCCCAACAAAATTCATAACGCACACTCAGACTCTAACTGTGACCATCACCAAAACCACGGTACTGAAGACTCCAGGACTACCGCCAGTTACCTCAACGCTTTTGGTAACCAAAACTGAGAAGTCCACGATAGTGGATACTGTAACTGAGTTCCACACATTAGTCCAACCAACAAGTGTTGTTGAGACCATTACCACTACTGTCCAGCATGGAAGCCTTTATCCTCCAGATGTATATGGAAAACCTTACCCTTCTATCCAAATACAACCAACAGAGACCATCATCGGACAGATAGTGACACCAACAGCCAacgaaatttcgaatgaaagCTTGGAGGATTTCATTATCACAGACACAGATCCACCAAATACATCCAACGAGTCCCAAACGTCCATAGAAGACAACGACACGATATTGGTGGTGCTGACCGACAAGAAAAACGGTCCTCTTGTTAAAGTACCTCCAACTGAAGAGGTCCAGACTAGAGACGAGATGCTAAGCACTAACAAACTGAACGACGTGTTGATCGCTGGTGTGCTGTCTGCTAATCCACCTAGTATCGATACTGATGTGACTGACAGGTGTGAACCTGAATGCAAAGCATCTAGGAATGAGTTGTGTCAAAAGACCAATGGGCTGATGAGGTGCGTTTGCAGGCCTGGTTTCGCCAGAATGTTCCCTGATAGACCTTGCAATC CAACTTACACGTATTCTATGGAGATCGAACTCGACCACCAGGGAAAAAAGAAGTTGATCTATAACGAATATCTGGACAAAGCCAATAGTTCAGAGTATATAAAGTTGGCAGCTGCTACCCATGAAGCCCTGGACAGAATGGTGATGCAATCGGATCTAAGGGACATTTACCATGGTGTCCACTTAAAATCCTTCAAACCAGGAAAGACTGGGGTCGTCAACAACTTCTCCCTTCAG CTCTCAGATAACACCGATGAGAAGCGACTAGAAGAAGTCTTCAAGAAATACCTCCGTAGTAACAATTTCAGCCTTGGAGGCACAGACCTTTATGCTTCGAAGACGAGTCAACAGAGCCTCAAGGCCTCTGACTTCGATGAGTGTCAGAGCCCCAAGTTCCACGATTGTTCCGAAAACTCGCAGTGCTTCAACCTCAAGGGAACCTACACCTGCAGTTGTAAAGAAGGCTACTCCGACCTTTCTGAGAATGTCATTTACCCCGGTAGAGTATGTTCTGCAGAACTGGTAGGCTGTGAGAGGTGTAACTACCACGGTACCTGTTATTCTCGTGGTGAAGATCAGATTATATGTGAATGCTTCCAGTGGTACAGTGGTGAAACGTGTTACATCAATCTTAAAG TGCTCCTTATCGGACTGGTTTGTCTTGGTTTCATTCTGTTTGTTCTTCTGTTGATCTGTTGCATCGTAACTTGTTGCAAAAAGAAGCCCTCTCCAAAAATGAACACTGGTTTGAGTTTCTTCCCGCAAAGAGTGCCTCATCCGTCTGACAGAAGCACCTTAGATCGAAGGGCTATGATAAGGGACAGCAGCTCAGAGGATAGCAGATCTGAAACGAATAGTTTACCTTATATCACTAAG CAAAAGTCGAAAAGACCAAAGAACGCTATGAAAAAACCACCAGCACCGAGAAGAATGGACATGAACAACAAGCACTCTCATATCTCCAACGAACAGAAAGACAGATCGTTAACAGTAATGATCCCAAGAGCTAAATACCACGCTGCACCACCAGCTCCTAACATGAGCAGTTATACCATGTTCGATGCCTCCAAGTCCAGCGTCAGCAAACCACAGAACAACGAATCCAAACTCCTGAGTTATCTGGATGCCGGACCATCTCCACATAAG GCTGAGCCGCCCAAAAGAAAATACAGCAGCCAGGTGAGCGAATCTTTCATAGACGACGAGCCAATATCGCGCAAGACCTCTGGAGCTTTAGTATCTGCTGGCTTTGAGGTATCTGCAACTGTCATGAACAACATGGGCACCCTTGGAACCACATGTGGCACAGAAGCTGACAGGAGTGAGAACGCAACACTTATCCAGAAAATAAGCGCAGATTTGCTATCTTGCGCTGAGACCAGGTCACAAACTAACACGCTGAGAATTATTGA AGATGAAGACCTCGATCCAATGTCTAACTGGATGGACATGGAACCAAGGGTTAC GACAATATCGGAAAGTCGATCTTATGAAGAAACGACGATTCCACCACCTATGAAGTCACTGAAGTATGATTACGATACCAAAGCCTCTTTACATTCAAACTCCCATTCTCATCATCATGAT GAAGTAGCTGAAAGGGATCTAGGATCAACTTTCCTTTTGCCACACACTCATTTATATAAACCAGAAAGG ggaAGCGATATCTCTGGATTTGAATCCCTCTGA